The following are encoded together in the Brassica napus cultivar Da-Ae chromosome A9, Da-Ae, whole genome shotgun sequence genome:
- the LOC106444705 gene encoding 10 kDa chaperonin, mitochondrial: protein MAKRLIPTLNRVLVEKNLQPSKTVSGILLPETSSQLNSGRVIAVGPGARDRTENLIPVSVKEGDNVLLPEFGGTQVKLGEKEFLLYRDEDLMATLHD, encoded by the exons atgGCGAAGCGATTGATCCCGACGTTAAACCGTGTATTGGTTGAGAAGAATCTTCAACCTTCCAAGACCGTCTCCGGCATTCTCCTACCGGAAACATCTTCTCAG TTGAATTCGGGGAGGGTGATAGCAGTTGGTCCTGGAGCGAGAGACAGAACCGAGAATCTGATTCCGGTTTCGGTTAAGGAAGGAGACAATGTTCTTTTGCCTGAGTTCGGTGGTACTCAAGTGAAGCTTGGAGAGAAAGA GTTTCTTTTGTATAGGGatgaagatctcatggctactCTTCATGATTGA